In a single window of the Elaeis guineensis isolate ETL-2024a chromosome 6, EG11, whole genome shotgun sequence genome:
- the LOC105047217 gene encoding LOW QUALITY PROTEIN: uncharacterized protein (The sequence of the model RefSeq protein was modified relative to this genomic sequence to represent the inferred CDS: inserted 1 base in 1 codon): MADRPNRLRPFRFWLPFWANPSLTPPRPPIPTQQQPLPQTPASTPLPPAEPQHPSQTQPKSPPAPATPQLAIQKASRSPSPVANQVESQILSQPPSPSSPPKSPIGRTSPSNQPELLPHESPTLVQTKSPTQLQPHALPQTQETNPIQSASKPTDDHPAQDPESKPYPSISEKETKQTQEEKPRTIPEPKPDKQPGKLLESEAHSEPASKEQPETKNPESDRLAEGFKGKLETEPEIEPQKPQNEAGKIIAELRISKPGHSKEQDNVDREESAQNGSSGKENKIAISTMPWXSSSDGERAPFEKEIEKRHSRLVQKVGIGERMGNGQPVSMITLAGENNGASMVLGSHIHIHRGFKHPKGDVEASYDDPAITATINSNAQSINNSTFHGSSCNERDPGVHLKLSSKKVEAASLRRQPEPLKPQKTDASLRRPPEPIKPQKTAPRITPEQKPSHEPRIRRRCLRALFMESSDSDPENPQKPQRHGCRFCCDEKKKEKADIGATSTANGNARARQAEEGTSRA, from the exons ATGGCAGACAGACCCAACCGGCTTCGGCCATTTCGTTTTTGGCTACCTTTCTGGGCCAATCCATCCCTAACCCCTCCGCGTCCTCCAATCCCAACTCAGCAGCAACCCCTACCTCAAACTCCGGCATCTACTCCACTGCCTCCAGCTGAACCTCAACACCCATCTCAGACCCAACCAAAGTCCCCACCAGCACCAGCAACTCCACAACTTGCAATTCAAAAGGCTTCTAGATCTCCATCACCAGTAGCAAATCAGGTGGAGTCTCAGATCCTATCTCAACCCCCGTCTCCTTCCTCACCACCTAAATCACCAATTGGAAGAACTTCACCATCAAACCAGCCAGAGCTATTGCCCCATGAATCTCCGACTTTGGTACAAACCAAATCACCTACACAATTGCAGCCACACGCTCTTCCTCAAACACAAGAAACGAATCCAATCCAATCAGCTTCAAAGCCAACAGATGACCATCCTGCACAAGATCCAGAGTCCAAACCATACCCCTCAATATCTGAGAAGGAAACCAAGCAAACTCAAGAAGAAAAGCCCAGAACGATCCCAGAACCAAAACCAGACAAGCAGCCTGGCAAACTCCTCGAGTCAGAAGCACATTCTGAACCAGCTTCCAAAGAGCAGCCTGAAACCAAAAATCCAGAATCAGATAGACTTGCCGAAGGATTTAAAGGCAAACTCGAAACAGAGCCAGAAATAGAGCCTCAGAAACCACAAAATGAAGCAGGCAAAATAATAGCGGAACTTAGAATCTCAAAACCTGGGCATTCTAAGGAGCAAGATAACGTAGACAGAGAGGAGTCAGCACAAAATGGTTCCAGCGGAAAAGAGAATAAGATCGCCATCTCCACCATGCCAT CTTCATCCTCCGATGGCGAGCGAGCTCCCTTTGAGAAGGAGATCGAGAAGCGGCATTCAAGACTGGTGCAGAAGGTGGGCATTGGGGAGAGGATGGGGAATGGACAACCAGTGAGTATGATCACCTTAGCAGGTGAAAACAACGGAGCATCCATGGTTCTAGGTTCACACATCCATATTCACAGGGGATTCAAGCATCCTAAGGGCGATGTTGAGGCAAGCTATGATGACCCGGCAATCACTGCCACCATCAATAGCAATGCGCAAAGCATCAACAACTCGACCTTCCATGGTAGTTCTTGCAATGAAAGAGACCCTGGCGTTCACCTGAAGCTATCAAGTAAGAAGGTGGAGGCCGCGAGTCTAAGGAGACAACCAGAGCCACTTAAACCGCAGAAGACTGACGCAAGTCTAAGGAGACCACCAGAGCCAATTAAACCACAGAAGACTGCACCTCGCATTACTCCAGAGCAGAAACCGTCCCACGAGCCCAGGATCAGAAGACGGTGCCTTCGAGCACTCTTTATGGAATCCAGCGACAGTGATCCAGAGAACCCTCAGAAGCCACAGCGGCATGGATGCCGTTTTTGCTGCgatgagaaaaagaaggaaaaggctGATATCGGTGCCACTTCCACAGCTAATGGTAATGCAAGGGCAAGACAAGCGGAGGAAGGTACAAGTAGAGCGTGA